The Desulfovibrio fairfieldensis sequence GTGGGCTTTCGCGGAAAATCCGTATCGCGACGCCTTGCAAGGCGAGTTCACTTCGCCGTTAGGCGATATTTGCAGGCGCGACATGCCCTGTTTGGCGGTTTAGCAACGCAGGGGGAAAATCGTTACCTTTTATCTGACATAACTGACATGGTTTTAGCATCTTTCGAGGTCTATTTAGAATATATTGAATTTATTTAACAATATAAGACAGTTATATTTTTGCCTTTTCCATTATGTAAAGAGTCTTCTTAATAAAAAAGGTGCAATGTCATGGCAGAGGATTCGCAACGGATAGCTCAATTGAATGTGGAACTGAAACAAAAACTGTTGCGGTATCTGGATTCCCCCTGCATCTATCCAACTGCCATCGAAGGTTTCAATCTGGTTCGCCGTGAGGATGTGGGGACGCCGGAGCAATGTTTTGAAAAGCCGCTAGTGGGGCTTGTGGTCCAGGGAACCAAACATTCCCTTATGGGCGGCCGGGAATTTGTCTATACGGAAAACCAGTGCATTGTGGCCGGGATAGATATGCCTATCTCTTCCTATGTTATCAACCCCACGCATGAGACACCCTTTCTCTTCCTCTATCTCTATTTAGACAGACATTTGCTTTCATCCTTGACATTGGAGATGAAACACAATTTTCCAGAAACTTCTGAAGATTGCACCAGTGTTTCCATTGCCGATGCCGGTTCAGATATTTTGGAAATGTTTCTCCGCCTTGTAGATCTTCTTGAAAAACCTGAACAAATATCGATTCGTGCCCCGATGATGCTGCGTGAACTCCATTATCTCCTGCTTATAAGCCCGCATGGCAACATCTTGCGGCAATTGAACACACCGGGCACGCAGAATAATCAGGTTGCTCAAGCCATAACCTGGATACGAGAAAATTATAAAATTCCGATGCGTGTGGAATCGCTGGCACGACAGGTCAGCATGTCAACGGCGAATCTGCACCGGCATTTCAAGCTGCTTACGGGACTCAGTCCCTTACAATATCAGAAACAACTGCGCTTGTATGAAGCTCAACGTCTCATGTTGGTGGAGAACGAACGCGCTTCCAGCGCGGCTTTCGCTGTAGGTTACGAAAGCATGACGCAATTCAACCGGGAATATAAAAGAGTTTTTGGTGAACCGCCGCTCAGGGATCTGAATCGTCGCCGCGTCGTTTCCACACTGTGAATAAGCGGAGGTGGTTCCCGCATCCGACGAAAGCGATTTCAAAACGCAACGCCGAGGGCCTCATGCGCAAGCGTAGCAGCGGCTTTTACAGCCTGATGACGGTCTTCAAAACGGATTCGGCCGGGGAAATCTGTTTCTCGAAAGCGTGCTGAAGCTGATCCAGCGGCAGAATGCCGGTCACATACTTTTCAGCGTCGATGATGCCTTTGGCGATGAGGTCAATGGTTTCCGTAAATTCCTTTCGGGTGCAGGAAACGCTCCCGGTCAGGCGGACTTCATGCAGCACGGCGCGGTTCAGTTCAAAAGGAACCGTAGGCGTCATCGAGTTGCCGATCATCACTATTTCGCCGCCGGGTTTCACGCCGTCCATGCAGGCGGCAAGGGATTCTCCCGCGCCGACAGCCTCGAAAACAACATCGAAGCCGCCTTCGGAAGCCTCCTGCATCTTTGCGGCACGATCGGGATCGTTCCCGTCAAAATAAGCGTCGAAATCGCCTATTTCCCGTGCCTTGCCCGTTTGCCTCTCATCAATCCTGGACATGGCCAGAGCGGAGGCTCCCGCCTTCTTGGCCAGTCCGCCGATAAGCTGCGCGATAATGCCGCTGCCGACCACCAGCACCTTGTCGTGCAGTTTCAGACTGGACTGCCTGACCGCATGATAAGCAACCATCAGAGGGTCAATCAGCCCGGCGGCGACGTCCGACACC is a genomic window containing:
- a CDS encoding zinc-dependent alcohol dehydrogenase, which encodes MRFPGWRSWATATRRNSKDRFKKVSNVRRFRRTHNNEQGCVRRANSEPWKRIIDMKQEMMKAGVLTGPQRIEIRRVPVPEMAPGMLKIRISACGVCGSDIHMWKAGKGWSPEPLDNFHMGHEFCGVVVDPGDSGFQIGDRVTFWANLYCGKCDMCRAGKEHLCRDVHGTNYIGFVCNGGYAEYFVGKAGNAYKLPDTVSDVAAGLIDPLMVAYHAVRQSSLKLHDKVLVVGSGIIAQLIGGLAKKAGASALAMSRIDERQTGKAREIGDFDAYFDGNDPDRAAKMQEASEGGFDVVFEAVGAGESLAACMDGVKPGGEIVMIGNSMTPTVPFELNRAVLHEVRLTGSVSCTRKEFTETIDLIAKGIIDAEKYVTGILPLDQLQHAFEKQISPAESVLKTVIRL
- a CDS encoding AraC family transcriptional regulator, with the translated sequence MAEDSQRIAQLNVELKQKLLRYLDSPCIYPTAIEGFNLVRREDVGTPEQCFEKPLVGLVVQGTKHSLMGGREFVYTENQCIVAGIDMPISSYVINPTHETPFLFLYLYLDRHLLSSLTLEMKHNFPETSEDCTSVSIADAGSDILEMFLRLVDLLEKPEQISIRAPMMLRELHYLLLISPHGNILRQLNTPGTQNNQVAQAITWIRENYKIPMRVESLARQVSMSTANLHRHFKLLTGLSPLQYQKQLRLYEAQRLMLVENERASSAAFAVGYESMTQFNREYKRVFGEPPLRDLNRRRVVSTL